In the Harmonia axyridis chromosome 3, icHarAxyr1.1, whole genome shotgun sequence genome, one interval contains:
- the LOC123675059 gene encoding uncharacterized protein LOC123675059, producing MNIATSLKQCCDLAIVFALKRKHIYATVSAANAESAMKTFAQLIEANWRYDISTVASNNLHIKRWNKITIIPLAKDLKLMKNYLTTEADKAKQKLSSENENKSAYKVLTETVYCRVLLLNRKRPGELQRLLIDLYNQSSKRQNYEEFSDAISPTEKILMNRFKRIVIRGKRNRGVPVLFSTEVQKDISIMNEIRHKYVREENRFLFALPDSDSHIVGYKVLAKYAKACGAERHDALTSTRLRKHLATLSQIFSMTDSDLEQLSTFMGHTPGTHKNSYRLPDDVYQSSKIVKILLLMEQGTSASFKGKTLDEIEVDLEQNLEDELEPDEDAIPSDVNDDSNMDYETLERSSRQINIERREESENENQKDEVLKRKNKRKNNKIQRTPWTEEQKKVVKEFFQTNIRNKVDTTQKNRV from the exons ATGAACATAGCAACTTCATTAAAGCAATGTTGTGACTTGGCAATAGTATTCGCTctaaaaagaaaacatatttatgCAACGGTATCTGCAGCAAACGCTGAATCGGCAATGAAAACTTTCGCACAGCTCATTGAAGCCAACTGGAGGTATGATATCTCAACCGTTGCATCGAATAATCTGCACATAAAAAGATGGAATAAAATAACCATCATACCCTTAGCCAAAGACTTGAAACTGATGAAAAATTACCTGACTACTGAAGCTGATAAAGCCAAACAAAAGTTAAgtagtgaaaatgaaaacaaatcggCATACAAAGTTTTAACTGAAACTGTCTATTGTAGGGTGTTATTACTTAATAGAAAGAGGCCAGGAGAATTACAGAGACTATTAATCgatttatataatcaatcaTCCAAAAgacaaaattatgaagaattttccgATGCTATTTCACCTAcggaaaaaattttaatgaatcgaTTCAAGAGAATTGTTATAAGAGGAAAGAGAAATCGCGGCGTTCCTGTCCTATTCAGCACAGAAGTTCAGAAAGACATctcaataatgaatgaaataagacACAAATATGTCAGAGAGGAAAACAGATTTTTATTCGCCCTTCCTGACAGCGATTCACATATCGTGGGTTATAAGGTTCTGGCGAAATATGCAAAAGCCTGTGGGGCAGAAAGACACGATGCACTTACATCTACGAGACTAAGGAAGCACCTAGCCACCCTATCACAGATATTCAGCATGACAGATTCGGACTTGGAGCAATTATCAACATTTATGGGACACACTCCTGGAACCCATAAGAATTCTTATAGATTGCCTGATGACGTTTACCAATCAtctaaaattgtgaaaattttgctcCTCATGGAACAAG gtaCATCTGCTTCTTTCAAAGGGAAAACTCTTGATGAAATCGAAGTTGATTTGGAACAGAACCTAGAAGATGAACTAGAACCAGATGAAGATGCCATTCCAAGCGATGTGAATGATGATAGTAATATGGACTACGAAACACTTGAAAGGAGTAGTAGGCAGATTAACATTGAAAGAAGAGAAGAATCTGAGAACGAAAACCAGAAGGATGAGGTTCTGAAAAGAAAGAATAagagaaaaaacaacaaaattcaaaGAACGCCGTGGACAGAGGAACAGAAGAAGGTTGTTAAAGAATTTTTCCAAACCAATATCCGAAATAAAGTAGATACCACCCAAAAGAATCGAGTGTGA